The genomic stretch GGTGAAGTGACGATTGGTAACCAGTGAGATTGGAGTCTTGGAAGATTGGAGACAATCATTTGTTTCTTTGGAGCTGAAGAGTTGGATTTTGGTCTCAGGGCTCTCAGGTTGCTTTGCGGGTTAAACCTTGGAAAATAGATTTGAGGAcccaaaaaatacaaaagaataaataaaaagaatcacagaaaaaattttaaaaaaaaataaaagaattgcaGAATAATTAGTTTCAATCAGATCCTTCAAAATACCCAGAAGTTTTAATTGAGCTCCCTAAAGTGAAAGAATTTTTATTTAACCCTACAAACaagagacttttttttttcccaaaaatttgGCCatcattgcattttttttttggtttcccaTTCAATATAGGCCTCGAATGATTTCAAAGAGCCACTTAGTGAAagataaaatgacattttattttATGGATGCATGTAATGTTCCATCAAAAGTTTGTACCATCTATTGACTTATTTGAGAAAATGTAATTGTATATATCAAAAATTTTCATCTATTAATGTATGCAGTAGAGTAGATAAAACTATATATCAATAAAGAAAGACTAGATAAAATTACTAAGATGGCCTCAGACAAGTTTCTCATTAATCTAGTTTGATAAGTATTTATTAATGCACtatattttgtgattattttAGAACTTTTTGGTAACTTTTTGAGTGGAATCTAGGATTGAAGTGGTGATTTTCTCAAAGAAGTTGCTTTTGAACGTGATCAATGAATATTGCTATCTTGTCCCAATTAGCTCGTTTTGTGTGATTGATTTTATAGAGAAAAGGACAATAAGAATGAAAGTATCAAATCATCAAGCGAAAAAGGCAAAAAGTGTTTAAGAGTGAAAAATGATAGGGAAATAGGAAGGAGAAATCAGCCTTGGTTTCAGAGCAGTTTGCAAACAAATTGGTTTCTCAAAAATTTCGCTCAAAATATTGAACAGAAACCAAGGCAAAAATTGGGGTCTTAGATGATTTTAAGACTATTGTATTTAAAGAAAACTGAAATCGAGGGTCCAATTGaaataattttcttcatttgGAAGTTAAATTAATTGTTTTCACTTTTTGGAGGCGAATTCCAATTTCATGGCAACTCTGGGGGAGTCAAAATGAATTAACTCCGGAACAAAACGACTTTGCCGCAAGGATCCTATTAAACACGAAAGCGTGCTGCAGATAGGTCGACCACATCTCTCTGGAATAAAGCGCTAAAACAAAGGGCGCTTCCTTTTTTCTGCATTGGGCAAAAATTCGATCCTTTTTTTTACTCCTTCGCTTTTTCTTGTTGGTAAAAGAAGAGAATGTGGAATTAATTGATTCAGACTGCAGAGCAGGCATTAGATTAGATTCAAAGATCCCACAAAAATCCGGCAGTTTTACCTCTGAGAACTCTCTCTCAGTATCAGAATCAACTCAAGATCCTGCAAGTTCACTGCTGAATTCagaaaagaagaaggaatgGCTCCTCCTCCAGTTTATAATCAAAGATCCCCTTCTCCTTCCCAACCATCCGGGTGTGTTTTCGTATTAATCATCCCTTTTCCCTTATTGTATTTGCATGTATTTGTATTATTTGATTGGTATTTTAGTGTCTTCAGGCGGAGAATTTATAAGGGTCTAAAAGGGATCCACTAGGTTGTACTAATTGCCAGCTACTAAAGACAAAGCACGAAGCTTCCACTTGCACCATTGTAGCTATAAGCTGTGTTTGGACCCTTGTGCCAACAAAAGTTGTCAAATTGGATGAATTCATGCAACAGTTAGATTGTTCAGACATTGCGTCTGGAGCTGAAACTTTACTATTTGGGAATGCGAAATGGCCATTCATATGATTTCTACGCTGAATTTAGCTTGCTTAGCTTGGTTTATGGTCATAAATCTTGAATCATCGGAGTTGTTCATGTTATCATGTTGTGTCTATGATCTTATTCGATTTTAGAATTCAAAAAGAATCATCGTTCTTTAAAGTGTAATCCAGATAGTTGTGCCTTTGATTGTTATTATAGTGAGGGTGGTTATTTTGTCTGTGTAAACAAAATAATTGCTGCTAGAGACTTTAGGGCTTTTATGTTGCAAAAAGCAATGAAGTTTCGTATCTCTTCTGGGCGTGCAAACATGCATGAATTTAGAGAAAACCCTGATCCTGATCAATCTCACTCAAAATTTAATCTGACCAGAAAAGGCGAAGTCTCCGACCTGAAAATGCAGCTCCGGCAGCTTGCTGGGAGCCGAGCGCCAGGGACTGATGATGCAAAGCGGGATCTTTTCAAGAAAGTGATATCATACATGACCATAGGGATTGATGTTTCCTCCGTTTTCAGTGAGATGGTTATGTGCTCGGCTACCTCAGACATTGTGCTGAAGAAAATGTGCTATCTTTATGTTGGCAATTATGCTAAACACAATCCGGATCTTTCACTTTTGACGATTAATTTTCTTCAGAGGGACTGTAAGGATGAGGATCCCATGATTCGGGGATTGGCTTTGAGGAGCTTGTGTTCTCTTCGGGTTGCAAATTTAGTGGAGTACTTGGTTGGTCCATTGGGTTCAGGGTTAAAAGATTCCAATAATTATGTAAGGATGGTTGCAGCAATGGGTGTTTTGAAATTATACCATATTTCAGCTTCTACTTGTGTGGATGCAGATTTCCCAACCACGCTAAAGCATTTGATGCTCGATGATCCAGATGCTCAGGTGACATTTTTGTTCTTTATAAAGTAGTTCCGTTTTGTTGCTGCTTTACTACAGGACCACACAGTTTGAGTCTGCATAAGCTTTTGTGTGAAGATAGTACAAAGGTGCGACACATGGTCTATGCAATGCCATGTACTTGAAATCTTGAATGTGAGAGGAAGTATTTTTCCTGTGGTAGGTAACATAAGCATGCTATAAGTATTGCAGAGAGAAGGGCATTCAGAGCCACTTAAAAGCCTTTTTGTCTCTTGTCTCTTTGTCAAGACTAGAGGCCCTTACTTTGTGGTTTTACAGTAAGTCTTAGATGTCCTTAAGGGTTTTGCTTCCTTCGTTAGCATGGTGAAGACAATCTCTAGAATACTTTTTGCAAGTACAACATGGATTCTTTTAGTTAGCTTTCCAAATTTATGGTCATTCAGATAATTAAGCAAATTCACAATTTTGTGAATTAAATTTTAATGTTGTTTTCTATATTTACTGTAATTTATGCAGTAAAGATGTAAAAGAGGTAATTCGTAACATACAAGTGAGTAGGAAGAAGAGGgtcaaaaatgaaaatagtTGGTTGGAAATGGCGTTCTTCACACGTTGGCTTAGCTGTTGAAGAATGACTTGATAGAATATTTTCTGTCCTATAAGTATATGAATTCTTGTTACTTGACAgtaatcattttctttttaaagatAGCAATCATATTTTTACCTATTATATTCATGGATTCATAATCTTTTTGCCCATTACTCAAGATGGAATTATTGGTTACAGTTAGTTTTTTATAATTTGATGATCATGATGATTAACGAAAAGTTGTATCATCGTTATAGATTTGTTATTGATATTGTTTGGATTATAGTTTGTTTTAAAATTAAGTGTGTTTACGATTTAAAGCAGAAAAAAGAAGTTCAACCGCAAGAGGAAAGTATATTATATATGTGCATTGCTGTTTTTAGCAGTTGAGTTCACTCACAACAAACTTTACACTCCATGATTAAATTCCATTCTTAAATGATTTATTTACAGGTTTAGAACCATCATTTCTGTGGTCCAAATGTCAATGGATTTCTTTGTTTCTGGCACTCGCTGTGTTTCCTGAGGTCCAATTAACTGGTTTTAAGTTTTAACTTGCACTAAAAACATAGTTATGCACTATATAATTCTATGTTTAAACCTCCTTAAAAATGCAAGAGATCTGTGATATTCGGCATACTCAAAGCAGTAGGAACATAAATTATAGGATATAGAACCAGGCCTTTGATATCTAGATGTAGCCATAAGTTGAAATCGAGATTCTCATCCTCTGCACTAACCAATGAAAAGTTCCGTTATTCTCTTTATCATTTTTTAGGTGGTTGCAAACTGCTTATCAGCCTTACAAGAGATCTGGAGTTTGGAGGCAAGTAAATCTGAGGAAGCCTCAAGGGAGAGAGAAGGTTTGCTAAGCAAGCCAGTTGTATACTACCTTTTAAATAGGTAAGATTTCTCGCCTTACAACTGTGTAGCTTATTTCCAAAAAACTGCAACATCTATTGTCCAACTAGTGAAAGCATCAAGTTGCAGCTGGAACTACTAATAGTAGTCAGATCATCTTTGCAGAATTATCAGTCTCTTTTCCTTTAAGAAAAATTGAGGAAAACGCAACAATTGAGTTCAACTTGACCTTGTAATGGAGCAATGGCATTATTGTCCCTATTATTGGTGCAGTAATTTGATCATCAAGGGGATGCCTCAAAAGATGCTTACTTTTGACACGATTCTTTGCAGAATTAAAGAATTCAATGAATGGGCACAGTGTATCGTTCTTGAGTTGGTAGCTAAATATGTGCCTTCAGATAGCAATGACATATTTGACATCATGAATCTTCTTGAAGATAGACTTCAGCATGCGAATGGTGCTGTTGTCCTGGCAACTATTAAGGTGTTCCTGCATTTGACATTGTCCATGACTGATGTTCATCAGCAGGTGACTACTTTAAATTTTCCCCGTTAATTATTCTCAATTTACTCATTTATTGTATCACCCCTGAATTGTTTTAAACGTGTCTACTAGCCGAGTCAGAATATCCTGAATTGGTTTTCTGAATTGAAGTTATTTTGTGCATGTTTTCAGGTGTATGAGCGTATCAAAGCCCCTCTGCTTACACTGATGAGCTCGGGAAGTCCAGAACAATCATATGCAGTGTTAAGTCACCTGCATCTATTAGTGATGCGTGCACCATATATTTTTTCTTCAGACTACAAGAACTTCTACTGTCAGTACAATGAACCATTTTATGTCAAAAAATTGAAGCTTGAGATGTTGACTGCTGTTGCAAATGAAAGCAATACTTATGAGATAGGTCAGTACGTATGAATCAGATGAGGATGTTTTGGTGCTTTTGTTGTACAGGATGATTTTTAATCTAGCTTGTAACTTCTACTCCATTGTGTTTATGTTCTTGATTCTCATCTAACTCTTCCATGACCCTTTTTTGTATGTCCTTTCAGTGACTGAACTATGTGAATATGCTGCAAATGTCGACATACCCATAGCAAGAGAATCAATTCGGGCTGTTGGAAAAATAGCTCTTCAGCAGTATGATGTAAATGCAATTGTGGATAGGCTGCTTCAGTTTCTGGAAATGGAAAAGGACTATGTGACCGCTGAAACACTGGTGATTACTTTCTTCTGGTTGCTTAAATGGTGTTCTTTCCTTTACCAGCAAGCTTGAGAGAATTAGAATTTTCCCTTTTAGGTTCTGGTCAAAGATCTTCTCAGAAAGTACCCCCAGTGGAGTCATGATTGTATAGCAGTTGTCGGGAATATTAGTAGCAAAAATGTTCAGGAACCTAAAGCCAAGGCTGCTCTAATTTGGATGCTAGGGGAATATGCTCAAGACATGCAAGATGCTCCTTACATCTTGGAAAGTCTTATTGAGAATTGGGATGAGGAGCATTCTGCAGAGGTAGCCTTCCTTTTTTAATAATTCATCTTTATTAAATACAACTTTGGACTTATTAGTAATTCATTATCTGCACTTGCTCTGTCTCTGTGTGTGATACCCCAGTTTGTCCCACATTGGGAAAATGGAGTGGAAATGTTTGGTTTAGGTCTTTAGGCTCATGGGATACTAACAACCTGGGTAAACCATTTCTAGCCGGTGGATTTCGCTCAAAGGTTGTTGGGGCAGCCCTTGGGCCCAAGGCATTGCATTTTGAGTATTGTGTACGTGTTTGTAGGCTTATGTTAAGAGTGTTTTTTCAGCACATTACCAAAGTTTCTGGAATTTCTTTCTGGATGTCCCTAACGATGTTTCCTGTGGAAGTGTTGAATATTCGGACCTTTTTAACATGAAACAAGCAAACAAACATGTCTCCTGTAGCTTACTCCCAAATGGACTGCCAACTAGGGATCAGCATCAGAAGTGCATTTTGCAGTTGAGAACCTCCTATTGAAATCCCCATTATTGGAAAAACTTGTGCATGCAGAACATATATAAGCGTTTAGGAATTAgaaaactcaaaaatttgaaaaagaaaatgtgcaAGTAGTTTTTGcaccattttgttgatttaTGTTCTCATTTGTTGGATTTGGCTTGAGATAGTCACATAATTCACCTGCTTGTCACTTTAAATTTTTACTTGTGTACAAAAGAAGCTGGACAACATATGACAACTTCTATGGCTCAACAATCTTCTTACAGAACTAAGTGCAGTTGGACTCTTGGTGCTTAGGTTGTTTTTGTTATAGAACTGGGAAGTATCTCATTCATTTTGTAGAAATCTTTGAGGCATTAATGTTTTGCTGGGCACCATGGCTCTGGAGAATTGGTTGACAATTACAACATAGTTCAAGCAACTTGTATAATGTGAACAAGCAACTGATACTTTTGGTTTTGCAGGTTCGTTTACATTTACTCTCTGCAGTTATGAAGTGTTTCTTAAGAAGACCACCAGAGACTCAAAAAGCTCTAGGAGATGCCTTGGCTTCTGGTCTTGCTGATTTTCATCAGGTCTTctcctattttttattttttcttttttagc from Coffea eugenioides isolate CCC68of chromosome 8, Ceug_1.0, whole genome shotgun sequence encodes the following:
- the LOC113781070 gene encoding beta-adaptin-like protein A, which codes for MAPPPVYNQRSPSPSQPSGKGEVSDLKMQLRQLAGSRAPGTDDAKRDLFKKVISYMTIGIDVSSVFSEMVMCSATSDIVLKKMCYLYVGNYAKHNPDLSLLTINFLQRDCKDEDPMIRGLALRSLCSLRVANLVEYLVGPLGSGLKDSNNYVRMVAAMGVLKLYHISASTCVDADFPTTLKHLMLDDPDAQVVANCLSALQEIWSLEASKSEEASREREGLLSKPVVYYLLNRIKEFNEWAQCIVLELVAKYVPSDSNDIFDIMNLLEDRLQHANGAVVLATIKVFLHLTLSMTDVHQQVYERIKAPLLTLMSSGSPEQSYAVLSHLHLLVMRAPYIFSSDYKNFYCQYNEPFYVKKLKLEMLTAVANESNTYEIVTELCEYAANVDIPIARESIRAVGKIALQQYDVNAIVDRLLQFLEMEKDYVTAETLVLVKDLLRKYPQWSHDCIAVVGNISSKNVQEPKAKAALIWMLGEYAQDMQDAPYILESLIENWDEEHSAEVRLHLLSAVMKCFLRRPPETQKALGDALASGLADFHQDVHDRALLYYRLLQYDVSVAERVVNPPKQAVSVFADTQSSEIKDRIFDEFNSLSVVYQKPSYMFTDKEHRGPFAFSEELGSLSIGVESADNIVTAQRVEANDKDLLLGTSEKEESRGPGNNGSAYNAPAYDGSPALTAAPQTQLDLVSLDHTPAASVSSTSLAIDDLLGLGLPVASTPAPPPPPALELNPKAVLDPNSFQQKWRQLPISISQEISISPQGITALTTPQALIRHMQGQSIHCMASGGQAPNFKFFFFAQKAKESSNYLVECIINTSASKAQLKIKADDQSTSEAFSSLFQSALSKFGLP